The following are from one region of the Yoonia sp. R2331 genome:
- a CDS encoding carbohydrate ABC transporter permease produces MSSKATSRPLPVVVLATLFLLLWLVIAAFPFLWTAWGSFKVEGDFFSKADWLNAIVGPLTTAETGGAFTGDGYYGAWVQEEFWRAAMNTVIVCVCVVSISLTCGTLGGYALARSGFRYAFWFLFFALIFRAMPPITLVSGYLLPFFEWNLWGHLYTTIIVLVAINQPFTLWMLHSFFKNIPADLDESAMVDGCTRFQAFRHVIIPVMWPGVITTGLFSFLLAYNDFAVTTMLLTKENQTMVPKIVSFLGTTQTKGNVMFAVAAAVSITAPLFVMIMFFQRQIVSGLTAGAVKG; encoded by the coding sequence ATGAGTAGCAAAGCCACTTCGCGCCCCCTACCGGTTGTTGTCCTTGCCACGCTGTTTCTGCTGCTGTGGCTGGTGATTGCGGCGTTTCCGTTCCTGTGGACTGCATGGGGCAGCTTTAAGGTCGAGGGGGATTTCTTTTCCAAGGCCGACTGGCTGAACGCGATTGTCGGCCCCTTGACCACCGCTGAGACGGGCGGGGCCTTTACCGGCGATGGCTACTACGGCGCATGGGTGCAGGAAGAATTCTGGCGTGCGGCGATGAACACGGTGATCGTCTGTGTCTGCGTGGTGTCCATCTCTTTGACCTGCGGCACCTTGGGGGGCTATGCGCTGGCGCGATCCGGGTTCCGCTATGCGTTCTGGTTTCTGTTCTTTGCGCTGATTTTCCGGGCGATGCCGCCGATCACGCTGGTGTCGGGCTATCTGCTGCCGTTCTTTGAGTGGAACCTTTGGGGCCACTTGTACACAACAATCATCGTGCTGGTCGCGATCAACCAACCGTTCACGCTGTGGATGCTGCATTCGTTCTTCAAGAACATCCCAGCTGATCTGGATGAAAGTGCCATGGTTGACGGCTGCACCCGGTTTCAGGCGTTCCGGCATGTGATCATCCCGGTCATGTGGCCCGGTGTGATCACCACCGGGCTGTTCAGCTTTCTGCTCGCGTATAACGATTTCGCGGTGACCACGATGCTGCTGACCAAGGAAAACCAGACGATGGTGCCCAAGATCGTCAGCTTCCTTGGCACCACGCAGACCAAGGGTAACGTGATGTTCGCGGTGGCCGCTGCGGTGTCTATCACAGCCCCCTTGTTCGTGATGATCATGTTCTTCCAGCGTCAAATCGTGTCTGGTCTGACCGCAGGTGCAGTCAAAGGCTAA
- a CDS encoding carbohydrate ABC transporter permease, which yields MKHGTFFWFVLPSAVLMLLFIALPIVSVVTQSLYAAHEQVIETVENCGPFGCTESTAVNQEATQALKEAEPLGRFAGTEIYTDRNHLAFAEVGGAWREADALPDFGAALMNLPFYRAMAFTLTYTFIVTPLTIIAGFMIALAVNSVARFLKGPTIFLSLLPMVVTPIVGGLILFWMVDARGVLGAALQWLTDDPGLSVKADTTLTWIMLMVYGVWHSAPFAFVVYYAGLQTVNQDTIEAALIDGASRWERIRYVVIPHLFPLTTFIALIQLMDNFRVFEPLVSFQAQAHAQSLSYFIFSDLGGETRLLSSAAATSVLTILGVALLLSPVLVRTYRDFTPRT from the coding sequence ATGAAGCACGGCACATTCTTTTGGTTTGTTCTGCCATCCGCAGTTCTGATGCTGCTTTTCATCGCACTGCCCATCGTTTCGGTCGTCACGCAATCGCTCTATGCTGCGCATGAACAGGTCATCGAGACGGTCGAAAACTGTGGCCCGTTTGGCTGCACCGAAAGCACCGCCGTTAATCAAGAGGCGACGCAGGCCCTGAAAGAGGCAGAGCCGCTGGGCCGCTTTGCGGGCACCGAAATCTACACCGACCGCAACCACCTTGCCTTTGCCGAAGTGGGCGGGGCGTGGCGCGAGGCGGACGCCTTGCCCGACTTTGGTGCGGCGCTCATGAACCTGCCGTTCTACCGGGCGATGGCGTTCACGTTGACCTATACGTTCATTGTCACGCCATTGACGATCATCGCGGGTTTCATGATTGCGTTGGCGGTCAATTCGGTCGCGCGATTCTTAAAGGGGCCAACGATCTTTCTGTCGCTGCTGCCGATGGTCGTAACACCGATTGTGGGCGGGTTGATCCTGTTCTGGATGGTGGATGCGCGCGGCGTTTTGGGGGCTGCCTTGCAATGGCTGACCGACGATCCGGGCCTGTCGGTCAAGGCCGACACCACGCTGACCTGGATCATGCTGATGGTCTATGGCGTCTGGCATTCGGCGCCGTTTGCATTTGTCGTTTATTACGCCGGTCTGCAGACCGTGAACCAGGATACGATCGAGGCCGCCTTGATTGATGGCGCCAGCCGGTGGGAGCGGATCCGCTATGTTGTGATCCCGCATCTCTTCCCGCTGACCACTTTCATCGCGCTGATCCAACTGATGGACAATTTCCGGGTCTTTGAGCCGCTGGTCAGTTTTCAGGCACAGGCCCATGCGCAGTCGCTGTCCTATTTCATTTTCAGCGATCTGGGGGGCGAGACCCGTCTGTTGTCCTCTGCCGCCGCCACATCCGTACTGACCATTTTGGGTGTCGCGCTGCTCTTGTCACCGGTGCTGGTGCGCACCTATCGCGACTTTACCCCGAGGACATAA